Genomic segment of Rhodocaloribacter litoris:
GTTGTCCGCTTCGATCTGGTCGCTGTACCGGCGGACTCCCTGAAAAACGAAAAATCGAGATAAGGAGGCTACATCCATGCGTACACGACGACTGAGCTGGCTTCTGGTACTGGTGGCCCTGCTGTGGACCGTGCCGGCCTTCGGCCAGGAAACGGACGACGAGAACGAAGGGCCCGAAATCCACGGCTTCCTGCGGCCCGACTGGCTCATGCAGAAGGTCGACGATCCCTTCCGGGAAAGCCTGCGGGTGTTTCACTTCCTCACGCGGTCGCGCCTGTATGTGCAGGGAACCTATGAGGGCATCCGCTACCGGGTCGAACTGGGCCTGACGGGGCCGGAAGCCGAAATACCGGTCTCCCGCTCGGGCTTCTGGGGCATGCCGCAGATCCTGCAGGATTTCTATGCGGACATTCCGTTCCCCGGCCTGGAGAAGGTGTACGTCCGGCTGGGGCAGTTCAAGGTACCCGCCGGCCTCGAAGGCCTGACCTATTCGGCCGAGATGCCCTTCGTGGATCGCTCCATCGTCCACGACTTTCTCGGCCTGATGCGGGACTACGGCGGGGCCCTCCATGCCTATCCGGGGGAGAACGTCTCGCTGGTCCTGGCCGTGCAGAGCGGGCTGGGCCGGAGCATCCCCAACCGGTACCTGCCGGAGGAGTTCGGCTTCCCCTTCCTGACGGCCCGCCTGCAACTGGGACCGAACCGGGGGCATGACCTTTTCCGGCTGGCTCCCCGGCTCGCGGGTGAGACGGCGGAGGTACGGATCGGGGCCAACCTTACCTACCACCGGGACGTCGTCGCCGGGCACTCCACCGCCCTCAACGTGTGGAACAAGGAAAAACCCATCCTGCTGCAGGGCGGCTGGAACGCCTTCGTCGGCCAGCGGCCGCTGGAGGCCGGGACCCTGCTCATCGCCGGGGCCGACGTGTCCATGGGCTTCCCCACCGAGGACGGGCAACTCTGGCTGCAGGGGCAGGTCACCCACGGCCAGTATGAGAACGACTACGGCGACGTGGCGGCCACCGCCTTCTTCGCCCAGGGTACCTACGACCTGGCCCAGGTCGGCTTCGGCCTGCGCTATGCCCTGGTCAGCCTGGACAATCTCGGGGGAGATCGGATGGGGAGGCGCGTCATCCAGGAAGTGACCCCCATGCTGACCTACCGGCTGCGTAACAACGTGAAGATCATCCTGGATGGCGACATCCTGCTGGACGCGCCGGTGGCCGTGGAAAAAGACGTCGGCGTCTATGTCCTGACCGACCAGCCCGACCAGATCGGCCAGGAGACCATCGAGCGGCAAGATGTCTTCAACTTCCGGGCAGCCGTGCAGGTGGGGTTCTGAGCGGGTTGCCGGCCTGAAAAACGGAGAGGGGGGCTGCCATGCCCCCTTCTTTTTTTGAGCACGCCCCGCACCGGTCGCGCCGGCGTGGGAACGTCGTTTCGGGGCCGGTCGTTGGCCGGGTGTCGCTACGCTGTCATCCCCTCCGGCGTCCTTGATCGAAACACGGGTTTTTCCGGCGTGCGGGCGCCGGGAGGCCACCGGCGGCCCGGGCACGGCCGGGGCCCCACATCCCGACGGCACACCATGCGCCTCGCAGAGATCCCCTTCGTCGTGACCGACGTCGAGACCACCGGGATCGACCCCGGGCGACATCGGGTGATCGAGATCGCCGCCGTGAAGGTCGTCGGAGGCGTGGTGGTGGACCGGTTTACCCGGCTTGTCAACCCGGGCCGGGCCGTGCCGCGCCGCATCACCGCGCTGACGGGCATCTCGACGGCCATGCTCTATGGAGAGCCCCCGCCCGGGGAGGTGTTGCCCGGCTACCTCGACTTCCTGGGCGACGGCGTCTTCGTGGCGCACAACCTTCCGTTCGACCGCGGCTTCCTCGACGCCGAGCTGGCCCGTCTCGGTCGGCCCGCCCTCACCAACCCGGGGCTGTGCACCCTGCGCCTGGCCCGGCGGCTGCTCCGGGGGCTGCGCTCGAAGAGCCTCGGCAGCATCGCCGCCTTCTACGGCCTCTCTCCGAACGGGCGGCATCGCGCCCTCGGCGACGCCGAACTGACCGCCCAGGTGCTCCTGCGCCTGCTGTCGCAACTCGGCTTTCAGGCCGGCCTCGAGACGCTCGACGAGCTGCTCGCCTTTCAGAACAAAACGTACGTTCATCTCGAGGCCGGGCCCGGGCACCTGCAACGCCTTCGGGAAGAGGTGGTGCCGCGCCTGCCCCGCCGCCCCGGCGTCTACTTCATGAAGGACGGGCAGGGAACGATCCTCTACATCGGCAAGGCCAAAAGCCTGCGCGACCGGGTGCGCAGCTACTTTACGGGCATCGAGTCGCACGCCGAGCACATCCGGCAGATGGTCGCCGGGGTGCGTGACGTGGCGTGGGAAGAGACGGGCTCGGAGCTGGCGGCCCTCCTGCTCGAATCGAAACTCATCAAAGCCCACCGGCCCCGCTTCAACCGGGCCCAGCGCCGCTACCGCAACCGTCCCTTCATCCGGCTCGACGTGACCGAGCCCTTCCCGCGCGTCCGCTGGCAGGCCTTTCTCGCCGATGACGGGGCCGAGTACTTCGGCCCGCTGGGGGGACGGCGCGAGGCCGAACAGGTCGTCGAACTCATTCAGCGCTACTACCGGCTCCGCGAATGCGACGACGATACGTTCGCCCGCGGGCACCGGTGCCTGTACGCTGCCATGGGCCGGTGTGACGGGCCGTGTGAGGGCGGCGACGCCGCCGGAGCCTATGCGGCCGAAGTGCAGCGCGTGCGCGACTTTCTCACCGGCAGGGATCGCACCGTGCTCGAACGCCTGGAGGCCGACATGCGGGCGGCCGCCGCCAACCTCGACTTTGAGCAGGCCGCCGCCCTCCGGGACGCCCGGGATATGCTGGCCCGCCTGCTCGACCGTCAGCAGGCCGTCGCCGCCGCCGTCCTGGATCACCATGCCGTGATGGTGTTGCC
This window contains:
- a CDS encoding DEDD exonuclease domain-containing protein; this translates as MRLAEIPFVVTDVETTGIDPGRHRVIEIAAVKVVGGVVVDRFTRLVNPGRAVPRRITALTGISTAMLYGEPPPGEVLPGYLDFLGDGVFVAHNLPFDRGFLDAELARLGRPALTNPGLCTLRLARRLLRGLRSKSLGSIAAFYGLSPNGRHRALGDAELTAQVLLRLLSQLGFQAGLETLDELLAFQNKTYVHLEAGPGHLQRLREEVVPRLPRRPGVYFMKDGQGTILYIGKAKSLRDRVRSYFTGIESHAEHIRQMVAGVRDVAWEETGSELAALLLESKLIKAHRPRFNRAQRRYRNRPFIRLDVTEPFPRVRWQAFLADDGAEYFGPLGGRREAEQVVELIQRYYRLRECDDDTFARGHRCLYAAMGRCDGPCEGGDAAGAYAAEVQRVRDFLTGRDRTVLERLEADMRAAAANLDFEQAAALRDARDMLARLLDRQQAVAAAVLDHHAVMVLPGPPEADDPGPGAPPTARLLCVRFGRLVATLTLPLPPGADDVIRLRARLARHFDPGSPRPERYLKEEVDEVRLLAHWLYVHRGRTPTVRWQPGDDFEAFVAAVLHEARRLLR
- a CDS encoding porin, whose translation is MRTRRLSWLLVLVALLWTVPAFGQETDDENEGPEIHGFLRPDWLMQKVDDPFRESLRVFHFLTRSRLYVQGTYEGIRYRVELGLTGPEAEIPVSRSGFWGMPQILQDFYADIPFPGLEKVYVRLGQFKVPAGLEGLTYSAEMPFVDRSIVHDFLGLMRDYGGALHAYPGENVSLVLAVQSGLGRSIPNRYLPEEFGFPFLTARLQLGPNRGHDLFRLAPRLAGETAEVRIGANLTYHRDVVAGHSTALNVWNKEKPILLQGGWNAFVGQRPLEAGTLLIAGADVSMGFPTEDGQLWLQGQVTHGQYENDYGDVAATAFFAQGTYDLAQVGFGLRYALVSLDNLGGDRMGRRVIQEVTPMLTYRLRNNVKIILDGDILLDAPVAVEKDVGVYVLTDQPDQIGQETIERQDVFNFRAAVQVGF